One Obesumbacterium proteus DNA window includes the following coding sequences:
- the ptsP gene encoding phosphoenolpyruvate--protein phosphotransferase, with amino-acid sequence MLTRLREIVEKVAAATSLTDALEVLVDETCQAMDTEVCSIYLADNDRQCYYLMATRGLKKPRGRVVTLAFDEGIVGLVGRLAEPINLADAPSHPSFKYVPKVKEERYRAFLGVPMIYRRQLLGVLAVQQRESRQFNETEESFLVTLATQLAGILSQTQLNGLFGKLRQSRIRAIAASPGIAVGEGWMDVSQPSLEHVYQASTLDSASERERLTQALEEAAAEFRRFSKRFTANSQKDSAAIFDLYSHLINDARLKRELMNEIDAGSVAEWAVKQVIERFAEQFASLQDPYMRERASDLRALGQRLLFHLDDNATGINQWPDRFILVADELTATLLAEVPQERMLGVVVRDGAANSHAAILVRAMGVPTVMGADIQPALLHERQLIVDGYRGEVLVAPDPVLVHEYQRLVSEEIALSKMAEDDAEKPAQLKSGERVQVMLNAGLSAEHEQRQDSRVDGVGLYRTEIPFMLQSGFPSEEEQVAQYQGMLQINPNKPVTLRTLDIGADKQLPYMPISEENPSLGWRGIRITLDQPEIFLVQVRAMLRANAASGNLNILLPMVTSLSEVDEAKRLIERAGREVEEMIGYALPKPRIGVMLEVPSLIFLLPFLAERVDFISVGTNDLTQYLLAIDRNNTRVASLYDSLHPAMLRVLNQVVNECDRLNLPISVCGEMAGDPMGALLLIGMGYRNLSMNGHSVPRIKYLLRTIELEDARFLVQRVLENQMSTEVRHLTAAFMERRGLGGLIRGGL; translated from the coding sequence ATGCTCACGCGTTTGCGGGAAATCGTTGAGAAGGTGGCTGCGGCCACCAGTTTGACTGATGCATTGGAAGTGCTGGTTGATGAGACGTGTCAGGCAATGGATACGGAAGTCTGTTCGATCTATTTGGCTGATAACGATCGTCAATGCTATTACCTGATGGCGACGCGTGGTTTGAAAAAGCCACGCGGACGTGTGGTTACGCTCGCTTTTGACGAAGGTATCGTTGGTTTAGTTGGGCGTTTAGCCGAGCCGATTAACTTGGCTGACGCACCAAGCCATCCCAGCTTTAAATATGTCCCCAAGGTAAAAGAGGAGCGCTACCGCGCTTTTCTCGGCGTGCCGATGATTTATCGCCGCCAGCTGCTCGGCGTTCTGGCCGTACAGCAGCGTGAATCCCGCCAATTTAATGAAACCGAAGAGTCATTTTTGGTGACGCTGGCGACTCAGTTGGCCGGGATCCTTTCTCAGACTCAGCTTAACGGTTTATTTGGCAAGCTACGGCAGAGCAGGATCCGTGCGATCGCCGCCTCTCCCGGAATTGCCGTGGGTGAAGGTTGGATGGATGTCAGCCAGCCTTCGCTTGAACATGTCTATCAAGCTTCAACACTCGACAGCGCCAGTGAACGTGAGCGTTTAACGCAGGCCTTGGAAGAGGCGGCGGCAGAGTTTCGTCGCTTCAGTAAACGATTTACGGCTAACTCGCAGAAAGACAGCGCGGCCATCTTCGATCTCTATTCGCATTTGATCAATGACGCGCGGCTTAAACGCGAGCTCATGAATGAGATCGATGCGGGATCCGTGGCTGAATGGGCGGTCAAACAGGTGATTGAGCGCTTCGCCGAACAGTTTGCCAGCTTGCAAGATCCTTATATGCGTGAGCGCGCCAGCGATTTGCGTGCGCTTGGGCAACGTTTGCTTTTCCATCTCGATGATAACGCGACCGGTATTAATCAATGGCCAGACCGTTTTATTCTGGTTGCTGATGAGCTTACGGCGACGCTTTTAGCTGAGGTTCCACAGGAGCGGATGCTTGGCGTAGTGGTGCGTGACGGCGCGGCAAACTCACATGCTGCCATTCTGGTACGCGCCATGGGCGTGCCAACGGTAATGGGGGCTGATATACAGCCTGCGTTATTGCATGAGCGTCAACTGATTGTTGACGGCTATCGCGGTGAGGTGTTGGTTGCGCCGGATCCGGTGTTGGTACATGAATACCAGCGCTTGGTGAGTGAAGAGATCGCGCTCAGCAAAATGGCGGAAGACGACGCCGAAAAACCCGCGCAGCTCAAAAGCGGTGAACGCGTACAGGTTATGCTTAACGCCGGTTTGAGCGCGGAGCATGAGCAACGCCAAGATAGCCGTGTTGATGGGGTGGGCTTATACCGCACTGAAATACCATTTATGCTGCAAAGCGGTTTCCCATCGGAAGAAGAGCAGGTTGCGCAATATCAAGGGATGCTGCAAATCAATCCCAATAAGCCCGTAACGCTGCGCACGCTGGATATTGGTGCGGATAAACAGCTGCCCTATATGCCGATCAGCGAAGAGAATCCAAGCCTGGGATGGCGTGGGATTAGGATCACGCTCGATCAGCCTGAGATCTTCTTGGTTCAGGTCCGCGCGATGCTGCGTGCTAACGCGGCCAGCGGCAATTTAAACATTTTGCTGCCGATGGTCACCAGTCTGAGCGAAGTGGATGAGGCGAAACGCCTGATTGAGCGAGCAGGGCGCGAAGTGGAAGAGATGATTGGCTATGCGCTGCCGAAGCCGCGTATTGGCGTCATGCTTGAAGTCCCATCGCTGATTTTCTTGCTGCCGTTTTTGGCTGAACGCGTAGATTTTATCTCCGTGGGCACCAACGATTTAACCCAATATTTGCTGGCCATTGATCGCAATAATACGCGGGTGGCATCGCTCTATGACAGTCTGCATCCGGCTATGCTGCGCGTACTCAACCAAGTGGTTAATGAGTGTGATCGTCTGAATTTACCGATTAGCGTATGTGGTGAAATGGCGGGTGATCCTATGGGTGCGCTGTTATTGATCGGTATGGGCTATCGAAACCTCAGCATGAATGGTCACAGCGTTCCGCGAATCAAATATCTGCTGCGAACGATTGAACTGGAGGATGCGCGCTTTTTAGTTCAGCGAGTGCTGGAAAATCAAATGTCGACTGAAGTTCGTCATCTCACCGCTGCTTTTATGGAAAGGCGTGGGCTGGGTGGCTTAATTCGCGGTGGCTTGTAA
- the ispF gene encoding 2-C-methyl-D-erythritol 2,4-cyclodiphosphate synthase, translating to MRIGHGFDVHKFGGEGPLIIGGVRIPYEFGLLAHSDGDVALHAATDALLGAAALGDIGKLFPDTDPAFKGADSRELLREAYRRIRAKGYRLGNLDITIIAQAPKMAPHIPQMRVNLAEDLECHMDDVNVKATTTEKLGFTGRGEGIACEAVALLIKE from the coding sequence ATGAGAATTGGCCACGGTTTTGATGTTCATAAATTTGGTGGCGAAGGCCCTCTGATCATTGGCGGCGTGCGTATCCCTTACGAATTTGGTTTGCTGGCGCATTCAGACGGCGACGTTGCTTTGCATGCGGCTACTGACGCGCTGCTTGGCGCCGCTGCGCTTGGCGACATTGGTAAACTTTTCCCAGATACCGATCCTGCGTTTAAAGGTGCAGATAGCCGTGAGCTTCTGCGTGAGGCGTATCGCCGTATTCGCGCGAAAGGATACCGTTTGGGCAATCTCGATATTACGATTATTGCTCAGGCTCCAAAGATGGCGCCGCATATCCCGCAGATGCGCGTGAATTTGGCAGAAGATTTAGAGTGCCATATGGATGACGTCAACGTTAAAGCGACGACCACAGAGAAATTGGGCTTTACCGGCCGCGGTGAAGGCATTGCCTGTGAAGCTGTTGCACTGTTGATTAAGGAGTAA
- the ispD gene encoding 2-C-methyl-D-erythritol 4-phosphate cytidylyltransferase, giving the protein MSDPDVSTLLPIVAVVPAAGVGSRMRSAFPKQYLTIAGKTILEHSIAALLCHAAVARVIVSISPDDGYFNDLPLANDPRIQVVFGGAQRADSVFAGLKAATDAEWVLVHDAARPCLHQEDLSQLLALRHTSRVGGILAAPVRDTMKRAEAGDGCAIAHTVDREALWHALTPQFFPRELLMMCLERALNEGANVTDEASALEYCGYHPLLVSGRSDNIKVTRPEDFALAEFYLSQRT; this is encoded by the coding sequence ATGAGTGATCCTGACGTGTCTACACTCCTCCCCATTGTTGCCGTTGTACCAGCGGCAGGCGTTGGCAGCCGAATGCGTTCGGCCTTCCCTAAGCAGTATTTGACCATTGCGGGAAAAACGATCCTTGAGCATTCGATCGCGGCGTTGCTATGTCATGCCGCGGTTGCGCGGGTGATTGTTTCTATCAGCCCCGACGATGGCTATTTTAACGATCTGCCGTTAGCAAACGATCCTCGTATTCAGGTTGTCTTTGGCGGCGCCCAGCGCGCAGATTCGGTTTTTGCCGGTTTGAAAGCGGCGACGGATGCCGAATGGGTGTTGGTACATGACGCTGCTCGTCCATGTTTACACCAAGAAGATCTCAGCCAGCTATTGGCGTTACGCCATACCTCTAGAGTTGGCGGTATTCTGGCTGCGCCAGTGCGTGACACCATGAAGCGCGCAGAAGCAGGCGATGGTTGCGCGATTGCGCATACGGTCGATCGTGAGGCGCTATGGCACGCGCTGACCCCTCAGTTTTTCCCCCGCGAATTGCTTATGATGTGTCTGGAACGTGCGCTTAATGAAGGCGCTAACGTGACAGATGAGGCATCGGCGTTGGAATATTGTGGCTATCATCCGCTGTTGGTGTCTGGCCGTTCTGATAATATCAAAGTAACAAGGCCAGAGGATTTTGCTTTGGCTGAGTTTTATTTATCCCAGCGTACTTAA
- the truD gene encoding tRNA pseudouridine(13) synthase TruD, translated as MDFDALHYLHGRPRGTGVLKAFPEDFFVSEDLGFEPDGEGEHLLVRIRKEGCNTQFVADNLARFAKIPQRSVSYAGLKDRHAVTEQWFCLHLPGKESPDLSQFILEGCQVVRSARHLRKLRIGTLKGNTFRLVLRHITDRDDVEQRLQAIASEGAPNYFGAQRFGRGGNNLVQAAKWSRNEIQVRERPKRSFYLSAARSAMFNQIANKRLEQGSQRQVMLGDAMQLTGRGSWFVANAEELDSLQQRTDSGELQITAALPGDNDLGTRDLAAEFEQQAIAEYGDLLALVKRERVESARRAMLVKPQEMSWSWWDDATVEVEFALPAGSFATSIVRELFNQENPNADLAE; from the coding sequence GTGGATTTTGATGCACTTCATTATTTGCATGGACGCCCGCGTGGAACGGGTGTTTTAAAAGCGTTCCCAGAAGACTTCTTTGTTTCGGAAGATTTGGGGTTTGAGCCCGACGGTGAAGGTGAGCATCTGCTGGTGCGCATTCGTAAAGAAGGCTGTAACACGCAGTTTGTTGCCGATAATTTGGCTCGCTTTGCCAAAATTCCTCAGCGCTCGGTGAGCTATGCTGGCTTAAAAGACCGTCATGCCGTTACCGAGCAGTGGTTCTGTCTACATCTGCCGGGTAAAGAATCACCGGATTTGAGCCAGTTCATCTTAGAAGGCTGCCAAGTGGTGCGCAGTGCGCGCCATTTACGTAAGTTGCGCATTGGCACGCTGAAAGGCAATACGTTCCGTTTGGTGCTGCGACATATTACCGATCGTGACGATGTCGAGCAGCGTTTGCAGGCCATTGCATCGGAAGGCGCGCCAAACTATTTTGGCGCTCAGCGCTTTGGCCGCGGTGGTAACAATCTGGTTCAGGCTGCAAAATGGTCGCGTAATGAAATTCAGGTGAGAGAGCGACCTAAGCGTAGCTTTTATCTGTCTGCTGCTCGCAGCGCGATGTTCAATCAGATCGCTAACAAGCGTTTGGAGCAGGGTTCGCAACGTCAGGTGATGCTGGGCGATGCCATGCAGTTAACGGGCCGTGGCAGTTGGTTTGTGGCGAATGCCGAAGAGCTTGATAGCCTACAGCAACGAACAGACAGCGGTGAGTTACAAATTACGGCAGCATTGCCGGGCGATAACGATCTGGGGACGCGTGATTTAGCCGCAGAGTTTGAGCAACAGGCGATTGCCGAGTACGGCGATCTGCTGGCGCTGGTTAAGCGTGAGCGCGTAGAGTCCGCACGTCGTGCCATGTTGGTCAAACCGCAGGAGATGAGTTGGTCTTGGTGGGACGATGCAACGGTCGAAGTTGAGTTTGCGCTTCCGGCAGGCAGCTTTGCTACCAGCATCGTGCGTGAGTTATTTAATCAGGAAAACCCTAATGCGGATCTTGCTGAGTAA
- the ftsB gene encoding cell division protein FtsB, protein MGKLTLLLLILLGWLQYSLWIGKNGIHDYVRVKEDVASQQANNGKLKSRNDQLFAEIDDLNGGQEAIEERARNELGMIKPGETFYRLVPEQAKHNGGATQSSPTPSFSSSTARN, encoded by the coding sequence ATGGGTAAACTAACGCTATTATTATTGATACTGTTGGGCTGGCTGCAATATTCATTGTGGATCGGCAAGAATGGTATCCATGATTATGTGCGCGTAAAAGAAGATGTTGCGAGTCAGCAGGCTAATAATGGCAAGCTGAAGTCTCGTAACGATCAACTCTTTGCAGAAATCGACGATCTAAATGGCGGGCAAGAAGCCATTGAGGAACGCGCACGCAACGAACTTGGTATGATAAAGCCTGGCGAAACGTTTTATCGTCTGGTTCCAGAACAGGCAAAACATAATGGTGGAGCAACTCAGTCTTCTCCAACGCCTTCGTTCTCATCGTCTACGGCACGAAACTAG